The Trichocoleus sp. FACHB-46 genome has a segment encoding these proteins:
- a CDS encoding sensor histidine kinase, which produces MAKLGQSSFRRVLLSCILLLSVPVLLLGEVVTYKKARSSLLETARRNLTESAVRKGNDIKDSITALQANLITASETSALQSGSLAQARQSLSQLQQTIPTQVQCIQLTEIQTRKLALSTCGTQLQLLSATAPSTPQPDTFATTPNAGSVNQLWPPDQKQLRPGRSIAYVTPASQINQANHPQGQLGLVLSVPVYSDKGQLKYALSVQTALHQKEGDKPGSLSGYTVVIDQDGTILAHPDPVRIGKNIRQEADSNRLEGILHNAVVDGNSDVRHLFGFEDNGAEWLAGYSPIRVPINQSENHTWVVLAVTRIDNALYGLDEIKQILVVLTLGLIAANLLATLYVARELSRPLEQLGNYALHIQQRHTATSSQTSSTASAADSTASPDSNLTNSAQTNQHATLHSALPEGSSSLSITEPLGISDRAPTNFRIRELNQLAKALNSMVERLEERAEELEATWREAEAANRLKSEFLANTSHELRTPLNAIIGCIRLVRDGCCDDREEENEFLQRADDAAIHLLDVINDLLDIAKIEAGTLSVDLQAIDLRTILQDVIALQSVPIQQKGLELDFPHLKEPIAVYADPAKLKQVLLNVVCNAIKFTEQGKIEILLRIEPTTGTQNGHRGARVVIAVRDTGVGIEPTQVPKLFRPFVMADGTTTRRFEGTGLGLAISRNFMELMGGNITLDSAGLDQGTTVEITLPVIDGAQLSKSELKEPSHRRSIPKAALVVPID; this is translated from the coding sequence ATCCTGCATTCTGCTACTCAGCGTTCCAGTGCTGTTGTTAGGGGAAGTTGTGACCTACAAGAAGGCGCGCTCCAGTTTATTAGAAACAGCTCGCCGCAATCTAACCGAAAGTGCAGTGCGAAAAGGCAATGATATCAAAGATTCCATCACAGCCTTACAAGCCAATTTAATTACCGCTAGTGAAACCTCAGCTCTACAGTCAGGCTCGCTAGCTCAAGCTCGGCAATCTTTAAGTCAGTTGCAGCAAACGATCCCCACGCAAGTTCAGTGCATTCAGCTGACCGAGATTCAAACGAGAAAGTTGGCCCTAAGTACCTGTGGCACTCAGCTACAACTGCTTTCTGCCACAGCCCCCTCTACTCCACAGCCCGATACTTTTGCGACTACTCCCAATGCTGGCAGTGTCAATCAGTTGTGGCCACCAGATCAGAAGCAGTTAAGGCCAGGTCGCTCCATTGCCTATGTCACCCCAGCAAGCCAAATTAACCAGGCTAACCATCCGCAAGGTCAGCTCGGTTTAGTTCTCAGCGTGCCAGTTTACAGCGACAAGGGGCAGCTCAAGTATGCTCTTAGCGTTCAGACCGCGCTGCATCAGAAAGAGGGCGATAAACCGGGTTCGCTCTCTGGCTACACAGTGGTCATCGATCAAGATGGCACAATCTTGGCGCATCCCGACCCAGTCCGAATTGGCAAAAATATTCGGCAGGAGGCGGATTCTAACCGTTTAGAGGGGATTTTGCACAACGCGGTTGTTGACGGCAACTCAGATGTGCGGCATCTATTTGGGTTTGAAGACAACGGTGCCGAATGGCTGGCTGGCTACAGTCCAATTCGGGTGCCCATTAACCAATCCGAGAACCATACTTGGGTCGTGCTGGCTGTGACTCGGATTGACAATGCCCTTTATGGTCTCGATGAAATCAAGCAGATTTTAGTGGTGCTAACCTTAGGGCTGATAGCGGCGAACTTACTGGCCACCCTATACGTAGCACGGGAACTATCGCGACCGTTAGAGCAATTAGGCAACTATGCTCTACATATCCAGCAGCGTCATACTGCAACCTCATCCCAAACTAGTTCCACGGCGAGCGCGGCTGATAGTACTGCTTCACCCGATTCCAATCTAACCAACTCGGCTCAGACAAATCAGCACGCAACGCTTCACTCGGCGCTTCCGGAAGGAAGTTCTTCATTGAGCATCACCGAGCCTCTAGGCATTAGCGATCGCGCTCCCACCAACTTTAGAATTCGGGAGCTCAATCAACTGGCTAAAGCGCTCAATAGTATGGTGGAACGACTGGAAGAACGCGCTGAAGAACTAGAAGCAACTTGGCGGGAGGCAGAAGCGGCTAACCGACTCAAAAGCGAATTTTTGGCTAACACGTCTCACGAATTACGCACCCCCTTAAACGCCATTATTGGTTGCATTCGTCTGGTGCGAGATGGCTGCTGCGACGATCGCGAAGAAGAAAACGAATTTTTGCAGCGCGCGGATGACGCAGCGATTCACTTACTCGATGTGATCAACGATTTGCTGGACATTGCCAAAATCGAGGCGGGGACCCTCTCAGTCGATCTGCAAGCGATCGATTTGCGCACCATTCTCCAAGATGTAATTGCTTTACAAAGCGTGCCGATTCAGCAGAAAGGCCTAGAGTTAGATTTTCCTCACTTGAAAGAACCGATTGCCGTTTACGCAGACCCAGCTAAACTGAAGCAGGTTTTGCTCAATGTGGTTTGTAATGCAATTAAGTTTACCGAGCAAGGAAAAATTGAGATTTTACTCCGGATTGAGCCGACCACAGGCACTCAAAATGGGCATCGAGGTGCACGAGTAGTCATTGCCGTCCGAGACACGGGGGTTGGCATTGAGCCGACTCAGGTTCCGAAGCTCTTTCGTCCTTTCGTGATGGCCGATGGCACTACCACCCGGCGGTTTGAGGGCACAGGCTTAGGCTTGGCGATCTCACGCAATTTTATGGAACTAATGGGTGGCAACATCACCTTAGATAGTGCTGGGCTAGACCAAGGGACAACGGTTGAAATCACCCTACCTGTGATAGATGGGGCACAGTTATCCAAGTCAGAACTGAAGGAGCCTAGCCACAGGCGCAGTATTCCTAAAGCAGCACTAGTTGTCCCGATTGATTAA